The Paramisgurnus dabryanus chromosome 1, PD_genome_1.1, whole genome shotgun sequence genome includes a window with the following:
- the dnai7 gene encoding dynein axonemal intermediate chain 7 isoform X2 — protein MSAKKAGGISKAEKERLQREADEQKLREEEEARLIAEREENERLERERIEQEKQQLLELKDKERREDELNELRHILDENHAAVISWESDCKEKAKWARYMRCDGTPDPSVQSEINSFISLWQEDSETQIQQILENCDLALQLTDELDFLLSDGPEPCAAEQYRETLLTSQNLIHCKLNKATEEILKCAKSNSDIETGNMQTVVQGTNVTLCLWANLNKNPRFKSFQFQEVGLGFELPKPLAVSDIVVQILHTRYDHLSQRSERKQIEKKKQSMMGDACTPSASTESSTAEQNEDNMEGDEGASTEQVEEERRSVRSDSKSATSVKSLKEGRKSSSIKLVGEEGQMETPAEEPITAVGSDQNGSLPSLHDPVIDNGEMHIVDLQQYTPLGGVFYFDVFHLPPQSNTVNGWEMRQLLDTGLQIFPYPTEQCSSASIRPDENGAVASLPVGVTVAVPDSIMFLEEPQVARWDSDGQNWRTDCISEVFYDAQTRKISFQMNAFYAFTLLQDSHANMPFQSWELRPLGQDSALLTITGALIGISITIKGDKCMLHMEDAKELDYLLGKWMGPSAMQKAMKKAGINIFVNEYSDNYVSINPKDPLIEHTVYEQMALMSSTMAFSWSRWNSQCGQAHLVLQACEQLKAEPVADDAWSLYLLGAQRSQRLKMKEHDESFSPELADGTEFHSTFLHMLRPDISSEGQEKVSQSQYLFIDTVQRLLCATRVLTFS, from the exons ATG TCTGCAAAGAAAGCAGGGGGCATCAGCAAGGCAGAAAAAGAGAGACTGCAGCGAGAAGCGGATGAGCAGAAACTGAGAGAGGAAG AAGAAGCTCGTCTCATTGCGGAACGTGAGGAAAATGAAAGGCTGGAGAGAGAGCGAATTGagcaagaaaaacaacaactacttgagttaaag GACAAGGAGCGCAGAGAAGACGAATTAAACGAACTACGGCATATTTTAGACGAGAATCATGCTGCAGTTATATCGTGGGAATCTGACTGCAAGGAGAAAGCAAAG TGGGCTCGATATATGCGCTGTGATGGCACTCCAGATCCATCTGTGCAGTCAGAAATCAACTCCTTTATCAGTTTATGGCAAGAGGACTCAGAAACCCAAATTCAGCAGATATTGGAGAACTGCGACCTGGCCCTTCAG CTGACGGATGAACTGGATTTTCTTTTGAGCGATGGTCCAGAGCCCTGCGCTGCTGAGCAGTATCGAGAAACACTTCTGACTTCACAGAATCTCATCCATTGTAAACTCAATAAGGCCACAGAGGAGATACTAAAG TGTGCAAAATCCAATTCCGACATTGAGACCGGAAACATGCAGACTGTAGTCCAGGGTACAAACGTCACTCTTTGTCTATGGGCAAACCTCAACAAAAACCCAAG GTTTAAAAGTTTCCAGTTTCAGGAGGTGGGTCTGGGCTTTGAGCTGCCCAAGCCACTGGCAGTGAGTGACATTGTTGTCCAGATCCTTCACACACGCTATGACCACCTGTCCCAACGCAGTGAGAGAAAACAGATTGAGAAAAAGAAGCAGTCTATGATGGGGGACGCCTGCACTCCTTCGGCCTCGACTGAAAGCTCTACAGCAGAACAGAATGAGGACAACATGGAGGGAGATGAAGGAGCAAGCACAGAGCAGGTGGAGGAGGAACGGAGATCGGTCAGATCAGACAGCAAG aGTGCTACGAGTGTCAAGTCACTTAAGGAGGGAAGGAAAAGCTCTTCCATAAAGCTGGTAGGAGAAGAAGGTCAGATGGAGACTCCGGCAGAGGAACCCATCACAGCAGTTGGATCTG ACCAAAATGGCTCCCTCCCATCACTACATGACCCTGTGATTGACAACGGCGAAATGCATATAGTGGACCTGCAGCAATACACACCACTGGGGGGAGTCTTCTACTTTGATGTTTTTCATTTACCGCCACAATCTAATACAGTGAACGGCTGGGAAATGAGACAG TTGTTAGACACAGGTCTCCAGATCTTCCCTTACCCAACAGAACAGTGTAGTTCTGCCTCGATTAGGCCTGATGAAAATGGTGCCGTTGCCTCTCTGCCTGTAGGGGTCACTGTAGCTGTTCCTGACTCCATAATGTTCCTAGAGGAGCCCCAAGTGGCACGCTGGGACTCTGAtg GTCAAAACTGGAGGACAGACTGCATCTCTGAGGTTTTTTATGACGCACAGACCCGCAAAATCTCATTTCAGATGAATGCGTTTTATGCCTTCACGTTGCTGCAGGATTCCCATGCTAACATGCCTTTCCAGTCATGGGAACTTAGGCCGTTGGGTCAAGACTCGGCACTGCTCACAATTACCGGAGCTCTTATTGGAATCAGCATCACTATCAAG GGTGACAAGTGTATGCTGCACATGGAGGATGCAAAGGAACTGGATTACCTGCTTGGCAAATGGATGGGACCCTCTGCAATGCAGAAAGCCATGAAAAAAGCCGGGATCAATATATTTGTAAACGAGTATTCAGACAATTATGTCAGCATCAACCCAAAG gaCCCATTAATAGAGCACACAGTGTATGAACAAATGGCGCTTATGTCCTCAACAATGGCTTTTTCGTGGAGCCGCTGGAACTCACAATGTGGACAAGCGCATCTTGTTCTTCAG GCATGTGAACAGTTAAAGGCAGAGCCTGTGGCAGATGATGCGTGGTCTCTGTACCTGCTGGGTGCTCAGAGGAGTCAGCGTTTGAAGATGAAGGAGCACGATGAAAGTTTTTCTCCCGAGTTGGCCGATGGCACAGAGTTCCATTCCACCTTTCTGCACATGCTCAGACCGGACATAAGCAGCGAAGGCCAAGAGAAAGTCTCACAATCTCAGTATCTTTTCATTGACACCGTGCAAAGGCTTCTGTGCGCCACACGTGTGCTTACATTCTCCTGA
- the dnai7 gene encoding dynein axonemal intermediate chain 7 isoform X1, translating into MPPKERKSAKKAGGISKAEKERLQREADEQKLREEEEARLIAEREENERLERERIEQEKQQLLELKDKERREDELNELRHILDENHAAVISWESDCKEKAKWARYMRCDGTPDPSVQSEINSFISLWQEDSETQIQQILENCDLALQLTDELDFLLSDGPEPCAAEQYRETLLTSQNLIHCKLNKATEEILKCAKSNSDIETGNMQTVVQGTNVTLCLWANLNKNPRFKSFQFQEVGLGFELPKPLAVSDIVVQILHTRYDHLSQRSERKQIEKKKQSMMGDACTPSASTESSTAEQNEDNMEGDEGASTEQVEEERRSVRSDSKSATSVKSLKEGRKSSSIKLVGEEGQMETPAEEPITAVGSDQNGSLPSLHDPVIDNGEMHIVDLQQYTPLGGVFYFDVFHLPPQSNTVNGWEMRQLLDTGLQIFPYPTEQCSSASIRPDENGAVASLPVGVTVAVPDSIMFLEEPQVARWDSDGQNWRTDCISEVFYDAQTRKISFQMNAFYAFTLLQDSHANMPFQSWELRPLGQDSALLTITGALIGISITIKGDKCMLHMEDAKELDYLLGKWMGPSAMQKAMKKAGINIFVNEYSDNYVSINPKDPLIEHTVYEQMALMSSTMAFSWSRWNSQCGQAHLVLQACEQLKAEPVADDAWSLYLLGAQRSQRLKMKEHDESFSPELADGTEFHSTFLHMLRPDISSEGQEKVSQSQYLFIDTVQRLLCATRVLTFS; encoded by the exons ATG CCACCCAAGGAAAGAAAG TCTGCAAAGAAAGCAGGGGGCATCAGCAAGGCAGAAAAAGAGAGACTGCAGCGAGAAGCGGATGAGCAGAAACTGAGAGAGGAAG AAGAAGCTCGTCTCATTGCGGAACGTGAGGAAAATGAAAGGCTGGAGAGAGAGCGAATTGagcaagaaaaacaacaactacttgagttaaag GACAAGGAGCGCAGAGAAGACGAATTAAACGAACTACGGCATATTTTAGACGAGAATCATGCTGCAGTTATATCGTGGGAATCTGACTGCAAGGAGAAAGCAAAG TGGGCTCGATATATGCGCTGTGATGGCACTCCAGATCCATCTGTGCAGTCAGAAATCAACTCCTTTATCAGTTTATGGCAAGAGGACTCAGAAACCCAAATTCAGCAGATATTGGAGAACTGCGACCTGGCCCTTCAG CTGACGGATGAACTGGATTTTCTTTTGAGCGATGGTCCAGAGCCCTGCGCTGCTGAGCAGTATCGAGAAACACTTCTGACTTCACAGAATCTCATCCATTGTAAACTCAATAAGGCCACAGAGGAGATACTAAAG TGTGCAAAATCCAATTCCGACATTGAGACCGGAAACATGCAGACTGTAGTCCAGGGTACAAACGTCACTCTTTGTCTATGGGCAAACCTCAACAAAAACCCAAG GTTTAAAAGTTTCCAGTTTCAGGAGGTGGGTCTGGGCTTTGAGCTGCCCAAGCCACTGGCAGTGAGTGACATTGTTGTCCAGATCCTTCACACACGCTATGACCACCTGTCCCAACGCAGTGAGAGAAAACAGATTGAGAAAAAGAAGCAGTCTATGATGGGGGACGCCTGCACTCCTTCGGCCTCGACTGAAAGCTCTACAGCAGAACAGAATGAGGACAACATGGAGGGAGATGAAGGAGCAAGCACAGAGCAGGTGGAGGAGGAACGGAGATCGGTCAGATCAGACAGCAAG aGTGCTACGAGTGTCAAGTCACTTAAGGAGGGAAGGAAAAGCTCTTCCATAAAGCTGGTAGGAGAAGAAGGTCAGATGGAGACTCCGGCAGAGGAACCCATCACAGCAGTTGGATCTG ACCAAAATGGCTCCCTCCCATCACTACATGACCCTGTGATTGACAACGGCGAAATGCATATAGTGGACCTGCAGCAATACACACCACTGGGGGGAGTCTTCTACTTTGATGTTTTTCATTTACCGCCACAATCTAATACAGTGAACGGCTGGGAAATGAGACAG TTGTTAGACACAGGTCTCCAGATCTTCCCTTACCCAACAGAACAGTGTAGTTCTGCCTCGATTAGGCCTGATGAAAATGGTGCCGTTGCCTCTCTGCCTGTAGGGGTCACTGTAGCTGTTCCTGACTCCATAATGTTCCTAGAGGAGCCCCAAGTGGCACGCTGGGACTCTGAtg GTCAAAACTGGAGGACAGACTGCATCTCTGAGGTTTTTTATGACGCACAGACCCGCAAAATCTCATTTCAGATGAATGCGTTTTATGCCTTCACGTTGCTGCAGGATTCCCATGCTAACATGCCTTTCCAGTCATGGGAACTTAGGCCGTTGGGTCAAGACTCGGCACTGCTCACAATTACCGGAGCTCTTATTGGAATCAGCATCACTATCAAG GGTGACAAGTGTATGCTGCACATGGAGGATGCAAAGGAACTGGATTACCTGCTTGGCAAATGGATGGGACCCTCTGCAATGCAGAAAGCCATGAAAAAAGCCGGGATCAATATATTTGTAAACGAGTATTCAGACAATTATGTCAGCATCAACCCAAAG gaCCCATTAATAGAGCACACAGTGTATGAACAAATGGCGCTTATGTCCTCAACAATGGCTTTTTCGTGGAGCCGCTGGAACTCACAATGTGGACAAGCGCATCTTGTTCTTCAG GCATGTGAACAGTTAAAGGCAGAGCCTGTGGCAGATGATGCGTGGTCTCTGTACCTGCTGGGTGCTCAGAGGAGTCAGCGTTTGAAGATGAAGGAGCACGATGAAAGTTTTTCTCCCGAGTTGGCCGATGGCACAGAGTTCCATTCCACCTTTCTGCACATGCTCAGACCGGACATAAGCAGCGAAGGCCAAGAGAAAGTCTCACAATCTCAGTATCTTTTCATTGACACCGTGCAAAGGCTTCTGTGCGCCACACGTGTGCTTACATTCTCCTGA